In the Streptomyces collinus Tu 365 genome, one interval contains:
- a CDS encoding RNA polymerase sigma factor: MPSAHEDKFDAFFRREISLLVRHLVVQGFGRQAAKEAAQEAMIELHEQWSNVRNPAAWVRIAARRRALRGREQEVRCDVVSVMAAALCPDIDLRTPEEEVTRKQEWQEVLGLLGALPRVQQQIMAWTWDGAKPAEIAVRLGIPADTVRSNLRHARNRLKQLWAESREEESNDG, translated from the coding sequence TTGCCCAGCGCCCATGAGGACAAGTTCGATGCGTTCTTCCGACGGGAAATCAGCCTGCTGGTCCGCCACTTGGTGGTGCAAGGTTTCGGACGTCAGGCCGCCAAGGAAGCAGCACAGGAGGCCATGATCGAGCTCCACGAGCAGTGGTCGAATGTCAGGAACCCCGCCGCGTGGGTCCGCATCGCCGCCCGTCGAAGGGCGTTACGTGGGAGGGAACAAGAGGTCCGGTGCGACGTCGTCAGCGTGATGGCCGCGGCCCTCTGCCCGGACATCGACTTGCGAACCCCGGAGGAAGAAGTCACACGAAAGCAGGAGTGGCAGGAGGTGCTCGGCTTGCTGGGCGCGCTGCCGCGAGTGCAACAGCAGATCATGGCGTGGACGTGGGACGGAGCCAAACCGGCAGAGATCGCAGTGCGCCTTGGAATACCGGCTGACACGGTGCGTTCCAATCTGAGACACGCACGGAATCGTTTGAAACAGCTGTGGGCCGAGTCCCGGGAGGAGGAGTCCAACGATGGATGA
- a CDS encoding trypco2 family protein encodes MLIVFRGRQFGAVYGGAVEAKVTLAEALRELRRELYAAQDDGAGQQLRFEVEQAQLTLDVEFRRDGDGKVKVEVGLPGVKAGAETGGTLEATHRQTLTLSLQVLDEALGGSRAKIRRPSAEDGASATAAKSTGAEAPEQSTSAEAPDETSGSGTGAKRPWEQ; translated from the coding sequence ATGCTGATTGTTTTCCGGGGGCGTCAGTTCGGCGCGGTATATGGGGGTGCGGTGGAAGCGAAGGTCACGTTGGCGGAAGCGTTGCGGGAGCTGCGGCGTGAGTTGTACGCCGCGCAGGACGACGGGGCTGGCCAGCAACTGCGGTTCGAGGTGGAGCAGGCACAGCTGACGCTGGATGTGGAGTTCCGCCGCGATGGTGACGGCAAAGTGAAGGTCGAGGTCGGCCTTCCTGGGGTCAAGGCCGGCGCGGAAACGGGTGGCACTTTGGAGGCTACGCATCGTCAGACGCTGACGCTGAGCCTGCAGGTTCTTGACGAGGCCCTGGGCGGTAGTCGTGCGAAGATCCGCCGGCCCTCCGCGGAGGACGGTGCCAGCGCCACCGCCGCAAAGTCCACCGGTGCCGAAGCCCCCGAGCAGTCCACGAGTGCTGAAGCGCCGGATGAGACGTCAGGTTCTGGAACCGGGGCGAAGCGACCGTGGGAGCAGTGA
- a CDS encoding IS481 family transposase — MSHRNARLTIHGRRLLAERVRSGRPVAHVAAEMGISRATAHKWIRRSRTEGEAGLADRSSRPRTTPHRTPATVEARVCQLRQARKLGPALIGPALGLPASTVHRILVRHALNRLAFLDRPTGQAIRRYERARPGELIHVDVKKLGRIPDGGGHKVLGRQAGRATRSRMGFDYVHSAVDDHSRLAYSEIHPDEKAATCAAFLRRAATFFAAAGIDRIERVLTDNAWPYRKSFAWQQALTDLGAAGKLTRIYRPQTNGKVERFNRTLLDEWAYLRPYQTNDERNQALADFLHTYNHHRCHTALGGHPPISRVNNAAGQYS; from the coding sequence GTGTCCCACCGTAATGCCCGGCTGACCATTCACGGCAGGCGGCTGCTGGCCGAGCGTGTCCGCTCGGGCCGCCCGGTCGCTCATGTGGCCGCCGAGATGGGCATCTCCCGCGCCACGGCCCACAAGTGGATCCGCCGCTCGCGAACCGAGGGCGAGGCGGGTCTTGCCGACCGTTCCAGCAGGCCGCGCACGACGCCGCACCGCACCCCGGCAACCGTGGAAGCCCGCGTCTGCCAACTGCGCCAGGCCCGCAAGCTCGGGCCGGCCCTCATCGGCCCGGCCCTGGGCCTGCCCGCCTCCACCGTGCACCGCATCCTGGTCCGCCACGCCCTGAACCGGCTGGCCTTCCTGGACCGGCCCACCGGCCAGGCCATCCGCCGCTACGAACGCGCCCGGCCCGGCGAACTGATCCACGTCGACGTCAAGAAACTCGGCCGGATCCCCGACGGCGGCGGCCACAAAGTCCTGGGCCGCCAAGCCGGCCGCGCCACCCGCAGCCGCATGGGCTTCGACTACGTCCACTCCGCCGTCGACGACCACAGCCGCCTGGCCTACAGCGAGATCCACCCCGACGAGAAGGCCGCCACCTGCGCCGCCTTCCTGCGCCGAGCCGCGACCTTCTTCGCCGCGGCGGGCATCGACCGCATCGAGCGGGTCCTGACCGACAACGCCTGGCCCTACCGCAAGAGCTTCGCCTGGCAGCAGGCACTCACCGACCTCGGCGCGGCCGGCAAGCTCACACGCATCTACCGACCGCAGACCAACGGCAAGGTCGAACGCTTCAACCGCACCCTGCTCGACGAGTGGGCCTACCTACGGCCCTACCAGACGAACGACGAGCGCAACCAGGCCCTGGCAGACTTCCTGCACACCTACAACCACCACCGGTGCCACACCGCACTGGGCGGACACCCACCCATCAGCCGCGTCAACAACGCTGCGGGTCAATACAGCTAG